The following coding sequences lie in one Cupriavidus sp. WKF15 genomic window:
- a CDS encoding DNA cytosine methyltransferase produces MAKKPAKSRLTLLEGGAGAPPAGPALTSIDLFCGAGGIAEGFRQAGYHCLYGNDVMPEAIETFGANHPQAIADCRSVENVDPAEIRAKLGLAKGELDVLVGGPPCQGFSINAPERFLSDPRNKLFRHYERFLEEFEPKTFVFENVPGLLSLADGKVFRQIVRVFSQLGYNVSAKILFAAHYGVPQERWRLILLGSKFSEVEHPLPTHFATGRANFRGGNTMTFQLGDSDREKLLPAVTVSEAIGDLPRIGMGEGSEEVGYTVPSHSDYSRMMRNPEALTFNHYAAKLSKQNAERMKYVKPGGSWRDIPHDLLPKGMQRARKSDHTKRYGRLKPDGLSGTVLTKCDPHWGTVFLPDQDRALTVREAARFQSFPDSYKFLGSRVSQYEQVGNAVPVLMARAIAQVLREHLVLQASADESQMKEVAHG; encoded by the coding sequence ATGGCGAAGAAACCTGCAAAGTCACGTCTAACCCTACTCGAAGGAGGCGCCGGCGCTCCTCCCGCCGGACCGGCTCTTACCTCCATTGACCTTTTCTGCGGCGCGGGCGGGATTGCCGAGGGGTTTCGTCAGGCCGGGTATCACTGTCTCTATGGTAACGACGTTATGCCGGAGGCGATTGAAACCTTTGGAGCCAACCATCCTCAGGCCATTGCCGATTGCCGCTCGGTAGAGAACGTAGACCCGGCAGAAATCCGCGCCAAGCTGGGCCTTGCAAAAGGCGAACTTGACGTGCTCGTGGGAGGCCCGCCGTGCCAAGGTTTCTCAATCAACGCACCTGAACGGTTCCTCAGCGACCCCCGGAACAAGCTCTTCAGGCACTACGAGCGTTTTTTGGAGGAATTTGAGCCGAAGACCTTTGTATTCGAGAATGTGCCAGGCCTTCTTTCGCTCGCCGACGGAAAAGTATTCCGCCAGATTGTTCGCGTTTTTTCCCAGCTCGGCTACAACGTTTCCGCCAAGATTCTTTTTGCTGCGCACTATGGTGTTCCACAGGAGCGTTGGCGGCTAATCCTGCTAGGCTCAAAGTTTTCGGAAGTCGAGCACCCTCTCCCGACTCACTTTGCCACAGGCCGCGCGAACTTTCGTGGCGGGAACACAATGACGTTCCAGCTTGGCGACTCTGATAGGGAGAAACTGCTGCCGGCCGTTACTGTTTCGGAAGCAATTGGAGACCTGCCGCGGATTGGGATGGGCGAGGGGTCTGAAGAGGTCGGGTATACGGTGCCCTCGCATAGTGACTACTCGCGCATGATGCGAAACCCGGAGGCGCTTACTTTCAATCACTATGCGGCGAAGCTATCCAAGCAAAACGCCGAGCGTATGAAGTATGTTAAGCCAGGTGGTTCGTGGCGGGACATCCCACATGATTTGCTGCCCAAGGGTATGCAGCGAGCCCGCAAGTCTGACCATACAAAGCGATATGGCAGGCTGAAGCCGGATGGCTTATCTGGTACCGTACTGACAAAGTGTGACCCGCATTGGGGCACCGTCTTTTTGCCCGACCAAGACCGTGCACTGACCGTACGTGAAGCAGCAAGATTCCAGTCGTTCCCAGACTCGTACAAGTTCTTGGGCTCGCGCGTGTCTCAATACGAACAGGTGGGTAATGCCGTACCAGTGCTGATGGCCCGCGCAATCGCGCAGGTGCTACGCGAACATTTGGTCTTGCAGGCATCTGCCGATGAATCGCAAATGAAGGAAGTTGCTCATGGCTAG
- a CDS encoding NotI family restriction endonuclease, whose amino-acid sequence MASRIIEFFGYAPGDRSLAAQQARATRSCPFIGGTCQKTLSDRELSGACTLQPVRGAPVICCPIRLYANQYQILHDVAAYAFDGPVVLYPGAQARNAPLQLGTSRVAVFGKAWGGELRLPNRSGVGGYYVDWVLAKLTDDGATQEFVAVEVQSIDTTGNYREERAAYLREEPYGSNSTAGFNWENVSKRILPQLIYKGNVLQRERLCRKGLFFVSPTPVYEKIAQRLGQGLLEYHLQTGSISFMWYNVGDFAGDGQLRNLNREGVFTTSVVQVANAFSSPTNLPDANVYERAIHSAL is encoded by the coding sequence ATGGCTAGCCGTATCATTGAGTTCTTCGGATATGCACCTGGAGACCGCTCCCTCGCGGCGCAGCAGGCGCGAGCCACTCGCTCCTGCCCGTTCATCGGGGGAACTTGCCAAAAGACCCTGAGCGACCGGGAGTTGAGCGGTGCATGTACCCTTCAGCCGGTCCGCGGAGCGCCAGTCATCTGCTGCCCAATCCGTCTTTACGCGAATCAATATCAAATCCTGCACGACGTAGCTGCGTACGCTTTTGACGGACCAGTCGTTCTCTATCCTGGCGCACAGGCTCGGAACGCACCTTTACAGCTCGGCACCTCACGTGTTGCCGTGTTCGGCAAGGCATGGGGAGGAGAGCTTCGACTGCCGAATCGCAGTGGCGTTGGTGGTTACTATGTTGACTGGGTACTCGCGAAACTTACGGATGATGGAGCGACTCAGGAGTTCGTCGCGGTGGAGGTTCAGTCCATTGACACTACTGGCAACTATCGCGAGGAGAGGGCTGCGTATCTACGCGAGGAGCCTTATGGGTCGAACAGTACTGCAGGGTTCAACTGGGAAAATGTCAGCAAGCGAATTTTGCCTCAGCTTATTTACAAAGGGAACGTCCTGCAGCGCGAACGCCTGTGCCGCAAGGGATTATTCTTTGTCTCGCCCACGCCAGTCTACGAGAAGATTGCTCAGCGGCTTGGTCAAGGACTGCTTGAATACCATCTGCAAACCGGCTCCATTAGTTTTATGTGGTACAACGTCGGCGATTTTGCAGGAGATGGACAATTGCGCAACTTGAATCGAGAGGGGGTATTTACTACATCAGTAGTTCAAGTAGCGAACGCATTTAGCTCTCCGACGAATTTGCCTGATGCGAACGTCTATGAACGAGCAATCCACTCCGCTCTCTAG